One window of Deltaproteobacteria bacterium genomic DNA carries:
- a CDS encoding 3-oxoacyl-ACP reductase FabG, whose product MVQLKGKVAVVTGASRGIGAATAKRLARAGAAVAVNYFQSETAAGEVVAAIRESGGTAAAFRADVRDASQCEAMAREVRDKLGPVDALVLNASISFPIVPFLSYRWEEFEAKLTGELRAAFFCCKAFVPGMVERRRGAIVAVSSGLSRQPGEGFCAHSTAKSGLDAFAKSLALELGPHGVRVNVVAPGLTLTDATSFLPQKDKDGIAQMTPLKRNALPEDVAGAVLFFLSDEARFVSGTYLPVSGGAHMP is encoded by the coding sequence ATGGTCCAGTTGAAGGGGAAGGTGGCGGTGGTTACCGGGGCCAGCCGCGGTATCGGGGCGGCGACGGCGAAGCGCCTCGCGCGGGCCGGGGCCGCGGTGGCGGTGAACTACTTCCAGAGCGAGACCGCGGCGGGGGAGGTGGTGGCGGCGATCCGCGAGTCGGGCGGGACGGCGGCCGCCTTCCGGGCCGACGTGCGCGACGCGTCGCAGTGCGAGGCGATGGCGCGGGAGGTCCGCGATAAGCTGGGACCCGTGGACGCGCTCGTCCTGAACGCATCCATCTCGTTTCCCATCGTCCCGTTCCTTTCGTACCGGTGGGAGGAGTTCGAGGCGAAGCTGACCGGCGAGCTCCGGGCGGCGTTCTTCTGCTGCAAGGCGTTCGTGCCGGGGATGGTCGAACGCCGGCGGGGGGCGATCGTGGCGGTCAGCAGCGGCCTCTCCCGCCAGCCGGGGGAGGGGTTCTGCGCGCACAGCACCGCGAAGTCGGGGCTCGATGCGTTCGCGAAGTCGCTCGCGCTGGAGCTGGGGCCCCACGGGGTGCGGGTGAACGTGGTGGCGCCGGGGCTGACGCTGACCGACGCGACGTCGTTCCTCCCGCAGAAGGACAAGGACGGGATCGCGCAGATGACGCCGCTCAAGCGCAACGCGCTCCCCGAGGACGTCGCCGGCGCGGTGCTCTTTTTCCTGTCCGACGAGGCGCGGTTCGTCTCGGGGACGTACCTCCCGGTTTCCGGCGGGGCCCACATGCCATGA